From the Lysobacter soyae genome, the window CCCTGCTTCCAGTCTGAACAGACATGCGGCCGTGTGCAAGGGTGGTCTGCACAACCGAGCCATTCATGTCCGATAAACCGCTGACCGATATCACCTTCGATGCTTTGCCGATCGAGCCCGCCCTGCTCGAAGGACTGGAATCGGCGGGTTTTGTCCGCTGCACACCAATCCAAGCCCTTACGCTGCCGGTCGCCCTGGCTGGGCGTGATGTGGCCGGCCAAGCGCAAACCGGTACTGGCAAGACCTTGGCCTTCTTGGTGGCGGTGATGAATCGCTTACTCAGCAAGCCGGCCTTGGCAGAGCGCAAACCTGAAGATCCGCGCGCACTGATTCTCGCGCCGACGCGCGAGCTCGCCATCCAAATTCACAAGGACGCCGTCAAGTTCGGCAGCGATCTCGGCCTGCGCTTCGCGCTCATCTATGGCGGCGTTGATTACGACAAGCAGCGCGCGCAGCTTCAAGAAGGGGCCGATGTCATCATCGCGACGCCGGGCCGTTTGATCGATTACGTCCGCCAACACAAGGTCGTCTCGCTGCATGCCTGCGAAATGTGCGTGTTGGACGAAGCCGATCGCATGTTCGATCTCGGCTTCATCAAAGACATCCGCTTCCTGTTGCGACGCATGCCGCCGCGCACCGTGCGCCAAACGATGTTGTTCTCGGCAACTTTGTCGCACCGAGTTCTCGAGCTTGCCTACGAACATATGAACGAGCCGGAAAAGCTCGTTGTCGAAAGTGAATCGATCACCGCGGCGCGCGTGCGCCAAGTGCTGTATTTCCCGTCCGACGACGAAAAACTCAAATTGTTGATCGGTTTGATGTCGCGTGTTCCCGATGCGCGCAGCATGGTGTTCGTGAACACCAAGATGTTTGTTGAACGCGTTGCCCGTGGCTTGGAGAAGGCCGGTTATGCGGTCGGTGTGCTGAGTGGCGATGTCCCGCAGAAAAAGCGCGAATCCTTGCTACGCAAATTCCAGGCCGGCCAGCTCGAAGTCTTGGTGGCTACCGACGTGGCCGCGCGCGGTTTGCATATCGCCGGTGTCAGTCACGTGTACAACTACGACCTGCCGTTTGATGCCGAAGACTACGTGCACCGTATCGGACGCACAGCGCGTTTGGGTGAAGAGGGTGATGCGATCAGTTTTGCCTGCGAACGCTACGCGATGGCCTTGCCGGATATCGAAGCCTATATCGAACAATCCATTCCGCGCGGGACCGTCACCGAGGAACTCATGACGGCCTTGCCGCGCGCGCCGCGGGTCATTGCCGACGAAGACAAGGAAGACCTCGGTGAGGTGTTCAAAGAAGCGCGCGAGTTCCGTAAAGCGCAAGCCGACAAGCAAAAGCCACGCAGCGGACGAGCGGGCGAACGCGACCGCAAACCGCGCGGGCTGCGACCGGAGGGCGATCGTGCGACGCGCAAACGAGAGGATGCAACGACGACTGCGACGGTCAACACGGCACCGGAAGGCGCCGAACGTAAGCGTCGTCGTCGCCGTCGTGGCAAACGTGTCGAAGGCGGCGATACGGCATCGGCGCCGCGCATGAATGGCGCAGCGACAGCAGCGCCGCCGAGTAAGGCTAGTGCGCCGGTGCAAGCACAGGAAGCGCCGGGGTTGCTGCGCAAGATCGGCAGCGGCTTGCGCAAATTGCTGAAACGCAGTCCGCAAAAACAACACTGAGTGTTTGTATACGGTAGGCGATGCCATCCACGCTGGGCATAATGGGCGCATGAGTATTCTTCGCTTCGACGGTGTCGGTAAAACCTATGCAGGTGGGCGCGAGGCCTTGCGCAACGTGACCTTCTCCGTTGCGCCGGGCGAGATGTTGTTCATCACCGGCCACTCGGGGGCTGGCAAGAGCACACTGCTCAAACTGATCCAACTCACCGATCGCCCGAGTTTGGGTTCGGTGTTGTTCGACGAACGCAACCTCAGCAACGTGACGGGGCGGCGTATCGCCTTCCATCGTCGCGAAGTCGGCGTGGTGTATCAGAACCATCAATTGCTCGCGGAACGCTCGGTCGCTGAAAACATCGGTCTGCCCTTGGTGTTGCGCGGCATGCCGCGCGCCGAAATCCAAAAGCGCGTCAGCAGCATTCTTGAACGCATGGGCTTGGGTGCGCGTGGCAAAGCCTTGCCGTCACAGCTCTCCGCCGGCGAACAGCAGCGCGTCGGCATTGCGCGCGCCATGATCGGTGAGCCGCGCATGTTGATTGCCGATGAGCCCACCGGCAACCTTGATCCGACACTCAGCGCGGAAATCATGGAGATCTTCGCCGCACTCCCGGGTCGCGGTACCAGTGTCATGGTCGCGAGCCATGATCTTGCACTGGTGAAACGCATGAAGAAGCGCGTTCTGGTGCTATCAGACGGCGAGTTGGTGGATGACATCGCACCGGAGGACCTCGCCGATGAGTGATGCGACACGTGTGAGCGCGCCGTCGGCGTTCTCGATTTGGATGGATCACCATTGGCGCAGCTTGCTGGCGAGCTTGCGGGCACTGTTGCGCAAGCCGTTCGCCTCTCTGTTGACGATCGCGGTGTTGGCGCTGGCCTTGGCACTGCCGCTGGGCTTGCTTGCGAGCCTGCAAAACATTGAACGTTTTGCCGGCAATGTGCAGCAGTCGCGCGAGATCAGCGTGTTCTTGAAACAAGAAGCGAGCACCGACGACGCACGTGCCTTTGCCGAGAATTTGCGCGCGCGCGATGACGTCGCCAATGTCATTTGGAAAACGCCTGATGAAGGCCTGAGCGATTTGCGCAAAACCTCCTCCCTTGGCGAAGCCTTGGACAGTCTTGATTCGAATCCGTTGCCGCACTTGATGATCGTTACGCCGAAGGCCGACGATGCGGCGTTGTTAACGGCACTGCAAACAAACTCGAGCGTGGACATCGTGCAGCACGATGCGGTCTGGCGGAAACGACTGGATCAATGGTTGGGCTTCGGTGCGCAACTGGCCTGGATTCTGGCCATCGTGCTCGGCGCCGCCGCGGTGTTGGTGATCGGCAACACCGTTCGCCTCGACATTCAGGCGCGTCGTGAGGAGTTGGGCGTGTTGCAGTTGCTCGGTGCGACCGATGGCTTCATCCGCCGTCCGTTTCTCTATCTCGGCGCTTGGTACGGCATCGCCGCCGGTGCCTTGGCACTCGTGTTGCTGGCGGGCGTCAATCGCGCGCTGCAGCCCTCCTTGTCGGCATTGGCCGGTAGTTACGGCAGCCAATTCGCATTGCAGGGTTTCAATGTCGTGCAAGCAGCTGTTGCGATCGCCGTCGCCGGATTTCTGGGTTGGATCGGTGCGGGTTTCGTCACCGGTCATTTCCTCCGTCAAACCCGACCGATGGGGCGCTGATTCATGGCAATGCCTCCCCGCGATTTGCGTCACGTCGTTGCCGACAATCCACGCGTGCTGATTGTTGAAAGCTCGCGCATTGTGCGCAAGCTCATCAGTGATTTGTTCAAGAAAGAATTGCCGAACGTCACCATTGTTGAAAGCAAGGGACTCCGAGATGCCCGTGCCTGCCTTGCACTGGGTGCCGTCGATCTGGTCACAACGTCATTGAGTTTGGATGACGGGGATGGTCTGCAAGTGGCCAAGGCGGTGCGCGACGCGGCCGGTCAAGCCTATGTGCCGGTCATCGTGGTGTCGTCCGAGGTGAACAATCGTTTGGCCTCGCGCACTCTGGGTGATGATGTCACCGACTACTTCGACAAGAGCGCGGGATTCCCGGCATTGGCTGCATTCGTGCGCGGCTATATCCAACCGCAGCCCATCGATGGTGCGCGAATTTTGTATGTCGAAGACAGTCGCGTTGTCGCACTCGCCACCAAACGCATGCTGGCAGCGCAAGGGCTGACCGTCATCCACGTCGACAGTGCCGAAGCAGCGATCGAATATCTCGACTTGCATCACGGCGCTGTGGATGAAGTTGGCGCCGATCTGGTCCTGACCGATGTGTATTTGAACGGCCCTCTGGGGGGCTTGGATGTGCTCAAACACGTGCGCCAGACCTTGGGATACAGCAAACGGTTGCTGCCGGCCTTGGTAATGACCGGTGATGAAAATCCCGACAAGCAACGGGAACTGTTTCAAGTCGGTGCGAACGATCTGGTTTTGAAGCCGGTCGAAGAACGCATGGTGGTGACCAAGATCCTGTTTCAGTTGCGCGCGGCCAGACTCGGCACGTGAGCGCAGCGGCCGCGCTCAAACTCGAGGCGTCGTGGAAACAACGCGTCGGCGACTGGTTCGAACGCGAAGACATGCAAGCCCTGTCGCGCTTCTTGCGCGAGCGCATCGCAAGCGGTCACACCGTCTATCCCGCGCCCGGCAATATTTTTGCCGCCTTCGACGCCACACCGTTCGATCAAGTCAAAGTGGTGATCCTCGGACAAGACCCGTATCACGGTGAGGGTCAGGCGCATGGCCTGTGTTTCTCGGTATTGCCGGGAACACCGGTGCCGCCGTCGTTGCAAAACATCTACAAAGAATTGAAGACCGACGTCGGCTTTGTTCCGCCTGCGCACGGGTACTTGATGCCGTGGGCAAATCAAGGCGTGTTGCTGTTGAATTCGGTGTTGACGGTGGAAGCGGGCAAGGCAGGCAGCCACCAGAACCGGGGTTGGGAAGGGTTCACCGACCATGTCGTTGAGACGCTCAATCGCGAGCGCGAGGGGCTGGTGTTCATGCTGTGGGGTAGTTACGCCCAGACCAAGGGCCGCGTCATCGACGATCGCCGCCATCGGGTGCTGCGCGCGCCGCATCCGTCGCCGCTCTCGGCACATCGCGGCTTTTTTGGCTCCGGACATTTTTCTAAGGCAAATCAATGGCTTGCGAAACGGGGCGAGCGTCACATTTCTTGGCAACTGCCTGAGAAAGTCCAACTGCCCCCTTTTGATCGGCAAAACGCGCCCCCAGCTGAATAAAAGGATTCGAGGAGTGCGCCCAATTAGCACTCCCGGGGGACGACTGCTAAAATGACTGCCATGACTACTTTGACCCCCTCGCGGGCGCTTGTCACAAACAATCTGCCCGTACCCAACGCGATCGGCTCGCTCGAGGCGTACATCTCCGCGGTGCATCAAATTCCCGTTCTGTCCGTCGAAGAAGAACAGGCACTCGCCACGCGCTTGCGCGAAGACAACGATTTGGCGGCCGCACAAGAACTCGTGCTTTCGCATCTGCGCTTCGTCGTCCATGTCGCGCGAGGCTATGCCGGATACGGCTTGCAAGTCGGCGATCTCATTCAAGAAGGCAATATCGGCTTGATGAAAGCCGTGAAGCGTTTCGACCCGGACGTCGGTGTTCGCTTGGTGAGCTTCGCGGTGCATTGGATCCGAGCCGAAATGCACGAGTTCATTATCAAGAATTGGCGCATCGTCAAGGTGGCCACCACCAAGGCGCAGCGCAAATTGTTCTTCAATCTGCGCAAGAACAAAAAGCGTTTGGGTTGGATGAACGCTGAGGAGGTGCGTGCCGTGGCGCGTGACCTCAACGTCTCTGAACGCGAAGTCATGGAAATGGAATCGCGTCTGTCGGGCCGTGACATCGGTTTCGATGCGCCGGCAAATGAAGACGAAGAACGTGCACCGCCGTCTCCGGCCGCTTACTTGGTCGACGATAGCGAAGACCCGTCACAGGTGTACGAGCGCGCA encodes:
- the rpoH gene encoding RNA polymerase sigma factor RpoH encodes the protein MTTLTPSRALVTNNLPVPNAIGSLEAYISAVHQIPVLSVEEEQALATRLREDNDLAAAQELVLSHLRFVVHVARGYAGYGLQVGDLIQEGNIGLMKAVKRFDPDVGVRLVSFAVHWIRAEMHEFIIKNWRIVKVATTKAQRKLFFNLRKNKKRLGWMNAEEVRAVARDLNVSEREVMEMESRLSGRDIGFDAPANEDEERAPPSPAAYLVDDSEDPSQVYERANGEDHQLALLRNGLASLDTRSRDIIKRRWLDADNKVTLQDLAAEYGVSAERIRQLEANALKKMKALFAA
- a CDS encoding cell division ATP-binding protein FtsE, translating into MSILRFDGVGKTYAGGREALRNVTFSVAPGEMLFITGHSGAGKSTLLKLIQLTDRPSLGSVLFDERNLSNVTGRRIAFHRREVGVVYQNHQLLAERSVAENIGLPLVLRGMPRAEIQKRVSSILERMGLGARGKALPSQLSAGEQQRVGIARAMIGEPRMLIADEPTGNLDPTLSAEIMEIFAALPGRGTSVMVASHDLALVKRMKKRVLVLSDGELVDDIAPEDLADE
- the ung gene encoding uracil-DNA glycosylase, with amino-acid sequence MSAAAALKLEASWKQRVGDWFEREDMQALSRFLRERIASGHTVYPAPGNIFAAFDATPFDQVKVVILGQDPYHGEGQAHGLCFSVLPGTPVPPSLQNIYKELKTDVGFVPPAHGYLMPWANQGVLLLNSVLTVEAGKAGSHQNRGWEGFTDHVVETLNREREGLVFMLWGSYAQTKGRVIDDRRHRVLRAPHPSPLSAHRGFFGSGHFSKANQWLAKRGERHISWQLPEKVQLPPFDRQNAPPAE
- the rhlB gene encoding ATP-dependent RNA helicase RhlB encodes the protein MSDKPLTDITFDALPIEPALLEGLESAGFVRCTPIQALTLPVALAGRDVAGQAQTGTGKTLAFLVAVMNRLLSKPALAERKPEDPRALILAPTRELAIQIHKDAVKFGSDLGLRFALIYGGVDYDKQRAQLQEGADVIIATPGRLIDYVRQHKVVSLHACEMCVLDEADRMFDLGFIKDIRFLLRRMPPRTVRQTMLFSATLSHRVLELAYEHMNEPEKLVVESESITAARVRQVLYFPSDDEKLKLLIGLMSRVPDARSMVFVNTKMFVERVARGLEKAGYAVGVLSGDVPQKKRESLLRKFQAGQLEVLVATDVAARGLHIAGVSHVYNYDLPFDAEDYVHRIGRTARLGEEGDAISFACERYAMALPDIEAYIEQSIPRGTVTEELMTALPRAPRVIADEDKEDLGEVFKEAREFRKAQADKQKPRSGRAGERDRKPRGLRPEGDRATRKREDATTTATVNTAPEGAERKRRRRRRGKRVEGGDTASAPRMNGAATAAPPSKASAPVQAQEAPGLLRKIGSGLRKLLKRSPQKQH
- the ftsX gene encoding permease-like cell division protein FtsX; its protein translation is MSDATRVSAPSAFSIWMDHHWRSLLASLRALLRKPFASLLTIAVLALALALPLGLLASLQNIERFAGNVQQSREISVFLKQEASTDDARAFAENLRARDDVANVIWKTPDEGLSDLRKTSSLGEALDSLDSNPLPHLMIVTPKADDAALLTALQTNSSVDIVQHDAVWRKRLDQWLGFGAQLAWILAIVLGAAAVLVIGNTVRLDIQARREELGVLQLLGATDGFIRRPFLYLGAWYGIAAGALALVLLAGVNRALQPSLSALAGSYGSQFALQGFNVVQAAVAIAVAGFLGWIGAGFVTGHFLRQTRPMGR
- a CDS encoding response regulator; the encoded protein is MPPRDLRHVVADNPRVLIVESSRIVRKLISDLFKKELPNVTIVESKGLRDARACLALGAVDLVTTSLSLDDGDGLQVAKAVRDAAGQAYVPVIVVSSEVNNRLASRTLGDDVTDYFDKSAGFPALAAFVRGYIQPQPIDGARILYVEDSRVVALATKRMLAAQGLTVIHVDSAEAAIEYLDLHHGAVDEVGADLVLTDVYLNGPLGGLDVLKHVRQTLGYSKRLLPALVMTGDENPDKQRELFQVGANDLVLKPVEERMVVTKILFQLRAARLGT